A DNA window from Mytilus trossulus isolate FHL-02 unplaced genomic scaffold, PNRI_Mtr1.1.1.hap1 h1tg000024l__unscaffolded, whole genome shotgun sequence contains the following coding sequences:
- the LOC134699021 gene encoding receptor-type tyrosine-protein phosphatase F-like: MFVPSILKICPTDEGTGIYLEWTIPEKDCKPPVHGYIVAYKRHELDINYSCRSLKGGRTCSHVISLSRVSSKYNIMVSAYGYKEHGDFCPPVILCMSDYLDVNRSQGCGDIRELLPKPKITKTKSLHEGKGLHLKWRVPLDVSNVIIEGYIIAYKRCGLDTQYKEKMVPGMDTKCHAITGTKPCTLYEVKVAACANEGTGLFSVPVIVRTGVESQQPQKISERGEPTFTPAITGICNVMGHPGVFVRWKIPDNADMKNTDGYIVAFRKTVPSTSEYHRCVIHDKSATSHYKEGLQFGMTYQVKIAAYNSLGCGQFTLPKLFVFHGKDALKRRKLKRNLKFKNKIS, translated from the exons ATGTTTGTTCCTAGTATTCTAAAGATTTGCCCAACAGATGAAGGAACCGGTATTTACTTAGAATGGACT ATTCCAGAAAAGGATTGCAAGCCGCCAGTCCATGGGTATATTGTTGCATACAAAAGACATGAATTAGATATCAACTATAGCTGTAGAAGTCTTAAAGGCGGTCGCACCTGCAGTCATGTGATATCATTATCACGCGTTAGcagtaaatataatattatggTTTCTGCATATGGATACAAAGAACATGGAGATTTCTGCCCGCCTGTTATTCTCTGTATGTCTG ATTATTTAGATGTAAATAGGAGTCAAGGATGTGGTGATATTAGAG AACTGCTACCAAAACCTAAGATAACCAAGACAAAGTCATTGCATGAAGGCAAAGGGCTACATTTGAAATGGAGA GTTCCTTTAGATGTGTCTAATGTTATAATAGAAGGATACATTATTGCTTATAAAAGATGCGGATTGGATACTCAGTACAAGGAAAAAATGGTTCCGGGTATGGATACTAAGTGTCATGCAATTACTGGAACTAAGCCATGTACATTGTATGAAGTAAAAGTTGCAGCTTGTGCTAATGAGGGCACTGGTTTATTTTCTGTACCTGTTATTGTACGAACAGGAG TTGAAAGTCAACAGCCTCAGAAAATATCAGAAAGAGGAG AGCCGACATTTACCCCAGCAATAACTGGAATATGTAATGTAATGGGTCATCCGGGAGTTTTTGTCAGATGGAAG ataCCTGATAATGCTGACATGAAGAATACCGATGGATATATTGTCGCTTTCCGTAAAACTGTTCCAAGCACATCAGAATACCACAGATGTGTTATCCATGACAAGTCTGCGACATCCCACTACAAAGAGGGGCTCCAGTTTGGAATGACCTATCAAGTGAAAATTGCAGCTTACAACTCTCTCGGATGTGGACAATTTACACTGCCCAAGTTGTTTGTGTTTCATG